One genomic segment of Chelonia mydas isolate rCheMyd1 chromosome 1, rCheMyd1.pri.v2, whole genome shotgun sequence includes these proteins:
- the MAB21L3 gene encoding protein mab-21-like 3 isoform X1, producing the protein MKPFTEEDVEFYIQNKVEQRHHLVSKTVDEVQKIIQQLTAEISYRDTRFQAISNSGVHNENFRDQLALLAKWSALLRGKRPFHPSVQVLAPSHFLITVPLRGLTGYRERQVRHWRYYTVHGAKLLSPVRDPEELQQWLEVEQFSKSLQQWHETEVNIEGDLVPAKVLAIFRELMEKSITSCNLSSKVSILESFSSVVRVAVETPDSQVEVELVPTVEIPTCWPERARWPRCFKRWPSQEKVQCIKSFGFNLLARSNYHWQLGFSRAERMLIEGLDEDGGCRMKCFRVMRQMKEDVWCTGNKPVLTTYHLQMVLFWTCEKYPRTKDWLCFREGFLRMVQKLHKCVSQHFLKHYFVRGTNLLKYANTSDLDLVAGKLAVFLENPVLCLD; encoded by the exons ATGAAACCATTCACTGAAGAAGATGTGGAATTTTACATCCAGAATAAG GTGGAACAGCGACACCACCTGGTGTCTAAGACAGTGGACGAGGTGCAGAAGATCATCCAACAGCTGACCGCTGAAATCAGCTACAGGGACACGCGATTTCAGGCCATCTCCAACTCTGGTGTTCACAACGAGAATTTTAGG GATCAGCTAGCTTTACTGGCCAAGTGGTCCGCTCTGCTTCGGGGGAAACGCCCATTTCACCCATCTGTCCAG GTCTTAGCGCCCAGCCACTTTCTCATCACAGTCCCACTGCGCGGCCTGACAGGGTACCGGGAGCGCCAGGTACGGCACTGGCGGTATTACACCGTGCATGGAGCAAAGCTCCTTTCCCCAGTACGGGACccagaggagctgcagcagtggctggaggTGGAGCAGTTCTCAAAGAGTCTGCAGCAGTGGCATGAGACAGAGGTGAACATCGAAGGTGATCTCGTTCCAGCCAAGGTCCTTGCCATCTTCAGGGAGTTGATGGAGAAGTCAATTACCTCCTGTAACCTCTCCA GTAAAGTCAGCATTCTGGAGAGTTTCAGCTCAGTGGTCCGAGTTGCTGTGGAGACACCAGACTCCCAGGTAGAGGTGGAGCTGGTCCCTACTGTGGAAATCCCAACCTGCTGGCCTGAGAGAGCCCGGTGGCCCCGCTGCTTCAAGCGCTGGCCTTCCCAGGAGAAAGTACAGTGCATCAAG TCATTTGGCTTTAATCTCCTGGCCCGCTCCAATTACCACTGGCAGCTGGGCTTCTCCCGAGCTGAGCGCATGCTGATAGAGGGCCTTGACGAGGACGGTGGCTGCCGCATGAAGTGCTTCCGGGTCATGAGACAAATGAAGGAGGATGTCTGGTGTACAGGAAATAAGCCAGTCCTGACGACCTATCACCTACAG ATGGTGCTGTTCTGGACATGCGAGAAGTACCCGCGCACCAAGGACTGGCTCTGCTTCCGGGAAGGCTTCCTGCGCATGGTGCAGAAGCTGCACAAGTGCGTGAGCCAGCACTTCCTGAAGCATTACTTCGTCAGGGGCACCAACCTGCTCAAGTATGCCAACACCAGCGACCTGGACCTAGTGGCAGGCAAGCTCGCCGTCTTCCTGGAGAACCCCGTGCTCTGCCTGGACTGA
- the MAB21L3 gene encoding protein mab-21-like 3 isoform X3: MKPFTEEDVEFYIQNKVLAPSHFLITVPLRGLTGYRERQVRHWRYYTVHGAKLLSPVRDPEELQQWLEVEQFSKSLQQWHETEVNIEGDLVPAKVLAIFRELMEKSITSCNLSSKVSILESFSSVVRVAVETPDSQVEVELVPTVEIPTCWPERARWPRCFKRWPSQEKVQCIKSFGFNLLARSNYHWQLGFSRAERMLIEGLDEDGGCRMKCFRVMRQMKEDVWCTGNKPVLTTYHLQMVLFWTCEKYPRTKDWLCFREGFLRMVQKLHKCVSQHFLKHYFVRGTNLLKYANTSDLDLVAGKLAVFLENPVLCLD, translated from the exons ATGAAACCATTCACTGAAGAAGATGTGGAATTTTACATCCAGAATAAG GTCTTAGCGCCCAGCCACTTTCTCATCACAGTCCCACTGCGCGGCCTGACAGGGTACCGGGAGCGCCAGGTACGGCACTGGCGGTATTACACCGTGCATGGAGCAAAGCTCCTTTCCCCAGTACGGGACccagaggagctgcagcagtggctggaggTGGAGCAGTTCTCAAAGAGTCTGCAGCAGTGGCATGAGACAGAGGTGAACATCGAAGGTGATCTCGTTCCAGCCAAGGTCCTTGCCATCTTCAGGGAGTTGATGGAGAAGTCAATTACCTCCTGTAACCTCTCCA GTAAAGTCAGCATTCTGGAGAGTTTCAGCTCAGTGGTCCGAGTTGCTGTGGAGACACCAGACTCCCAGGTAGAGGTGGAGCTGGTCCCTACTGTGGAAATCCCAACCTGCTGGCCTGAGAGAGCCCGGTGGCCCCGCTGCTTCAAGCGCTGGCCTTCCCAGGAGAAAGTACAGTGCATCAAG TCATTTGGCTTTAATCTCCTGGCCCGCTCCAATTACCACTGGCAGCTGGGCTTCTCCCGAGCTGAGCGCATGCTGATAGAGGGCCTTGACGAGGACGGTGGCTGCCGCATGAAGTGCTTCCGGGTCATGAGACAAATGAAGGAGGATGTCTGGTGTACAGGAAATAAGCCAGTCCTGACGACCTATCACCTACAG ATGGTGCTGTTCTGGACATGCGAGAAGTACCCGCGCACCAAGGACTGGCTCTGCTTCCGGGAAGGCTTCCTGCGCATGGTGCAGAAGCTGCACAAGTGCGTGAGCCAGCACTTCCTGAAGCATTACTTCGTCAGGGGCACCAACCTGCTCAAGTATGCCAACACCAGCGACCTGGACCTAGTGGCAGGCAAGCTCGCCGTCTTCCTGGAGAACCCCGTGCTCTGCCTGGACTGA
- the MAB21L3 gene encoding protein mab-21-like 3 isoform X2, translating into MKPFTEEDVEFYIQNKVEQRHHLVSKTVDEVQKIIQQLTAEISYRDTRFQAISNSGVHNENFRVLAPSHFLITVPLRGLTGYRERQVRHWRYYTVHGAKLLSPVRDPEELQQWLEVEQFSKSLQQWHETEVNIEGDLVPAKVLAIFRELMEKSITSCNLSSKVSILESFSSVVRVAVETPDSQVEVELVPTVEIPTCWPERARWPRCFKRWPSQEKVQCIKSFGFNLLARSNYHWQLGFSRAERMLIEGLDEDGGCRMKCFRVMRQMKEDVWCTGNKPVLTTYHLQMVLFWTCEKYPRTKDWLCFREGFLRMVQKLHKCVSQHFLKHYFVRGTNLLKYANTSDLDLVAGKLAVFLENPVLCLD; encoded by the exons ATGAAACCATTCACTGAAGAAGATGTGGAATTTTACATCCAGAATAAG GTGGAACAGCGACACCACCTGGTGTCTAAGACAGTGGACGAGGTGCAGAAGATCATCCAACAGCTGACCGCTGAAATCAGCTACAGGGACACGCGATTTCAGGCCATCTCCAACTCTGGTGTTCACAACGAGAATTTTAGG GTCTTAGCGCCCAGCCACTTTCTCATCACAGTCCCACTGCGCGGCCTGACAGGGTACCGGGAGCGCCAGGTACGGCACTGGCGGTATTACACCGTGCATGGAGCAAAGCTCCTTTCCCCAGTACGGGACccagaggagctgcagcagtggctggaggTGGAGCAGTTCTCAAAGAGTCTGCAGCAGTGGCATGAGACAGAGGTGAACATCGAAGGTGATCTCGTTCCAGCCAAGGTCCTTGCCATCTTCAGGGAGTTGATGGAGAAGTCAATTACCTCCTGTAACCTCTCCA GTAAAGTCAGCATTCTGGAGAGTTTCAGCTCAGTGGTCCGAGTTGCTGTGGAGACACCAGACTCCCAGGTAGAGGTGGAGCTGGTCCCTACTGTGGAAATCCCAACCTGCTGGCCTGAGAGAGCCCGGTGGCCCCGCTGCTTCAAGCGCTGGCCTTCCCAGGAGAAAGTACAGTGCATCAAG TCATTTGGCTTTAATCTCCTGGCCCGCTCCAATTACCACTGGCAGCTGGGCTTCTCCCGAGCTGAGCGCATGCTGATAGAGGGCCTTGACGAGGACGGTGGCTGCCGCATGAAGTGCTTCCGGGTCATGAGACAAATGAAGGAGGATGTCTGGTGTACAGGAAATAAGCCAGTCCTGACGACCTATCACCTACAG ATGGTGCTGTTCTGGACATGCGAGAAGTACCCGCGCACCAAGGACTGGCTCTGCTTCCGGGAAGGCTTCCTGCGCATGGTGCAGAAGCTGCACAAGTGCGTGAGCCAGCACTTCCTGAAGCATTACTTCGTCAGGGGCACCAACCTGCTCAAGTATGCCAACACCAGCGACCTGGACCTAGTGGCAGGCAAGCTCGCCGTCTTCCTGGAGAACCCCGTGCTCTGCCTGGACTGA